In one window of Romeriopsis navalis LEGE 11480 DNA:
- the sbcD gene encoding exonuclease subunit SbcD has translation MIKILHLSDIHLGSGFSHGKVNPETGLNTRFEDFVLSLSRCIDRALSEPVDLVLFGGDAFPDATPPPFILQAFAAQFRRLVDAGIPTVLLVGNHDQHTQGEGGASLCIYRTLGVPSVVVGDRLDTYRISTNNGDVQVITLPWLNRTTLMTKMETEDLSMNEVGTLLLDRLRLALEGEIRQLDPEIPTILLAHLMADTATFGAERLLAVGKGFTVPLTFLTRDCFDYVALGHVHKHQILAEDPYVVYPGSIERVDFSEEKEEKGYVLVELEKGHTQVEYCPIPVRPFRTVNIDLTQMKDPQKILLQRIEQAEVADAVVRVKYHVRADQLDQIAETAVNAALASAHTYNLQVDVVSQASRTRLPELKDSTIHPIDALQTYLNNRTDLEELSSPMLEAAQLLMNDEAGQIRLELPIASETSDSELTIEPIAPVPEDTQQLRLL, from the coding sequence ATGATTAAGATTCTGCACCTCTCCGATATTCATCTCGGCAGTGGCTTCTCCCACGGCAAAGTCAATCCTGAAACCGGTTTGAATACACGCTTCGAGGATTTTGTGCTGAGTCTCAGTCGGTGCATCGATCGAGCATTGTCAGAACCCGTTGACCTGGTATTATTCGGCGGCGATGCGTTTCCCGATGCCACACCCCCACCCTTTATTCTGCAAGCCTTTGCCGCTCAGTTTCGGCGTCTCGTCGATGCGGGAATTCCCACGGTCCTGCTGGTTGGCAACCATGACCAACACACCCAAGGCGAAGGTGGCGCAAGTCTTTGTATCTATCGCACCCTCGGCGTGCCTTCTGTGGTTGTGGGCGATCGCTTAGACACCTATCGCATCAGCACCAACAACGGCGATGTCCAAGTGATTACATTACCGTGGCTTAATCGCACAACGCTAATGACCAAAATGGAAACCGAAGATCTTTCCATGAACGAAGTCGGTACATTATTACTCGATCGATTACGTTTGGCATTAGAAGGGGAAATCCGTCAGCTCGATCCAGAAATTCCCACAATCCTGCTGGCTCACCTGATGGCCGACACCGCCACCTTCGGCGCAGAAAGGCTGTTAGCCGTAGGGAAAGGCTTCACCGTACCCTTGACCTTCCTGACCCGCGATTGCTTTGACTACGTTGCCCTCGGCCACGTCCACAAGCACCAAATCCTGGCCGAAGATCCCTACGTCGTCTATCCCGGCAGTATCGAACGGGTCGACTTCTCCGAAGAAAAAGAAGAAAAAGGCTACGTCTTAGTTGAACTAGAAAAAGGCCACACCCAAGTCGAATATTGCCCAATTCCCGTCCGGCCATTCCGCACAGTAAATATCGATCTGACCCAAATGAAAGATCCGCAGAAAATCCTACTACAACGGATTGAGCAAGCCGAAGTCGCGGATGCGGTTGTGCGGGTGAAATACCACGTGCGCGCGGACCAGCTCGATCAGATCGCCGAAACAGCCGTCAACGCCGCCTTAGCCAGCGCCCATACCTACAACCTCCAAGTCGATGTCGTCAGCCAAGCCAGTCGCACCCGCCTCCCAGAACTCAAAGACAGCACAATTCATCCAATCGACGCGCTCCAAACTTACTTAAATAACCGCACCGATCTCGAAGAACTATCCAGCCCCATGCTCGAAGCCGCACAGCTTTTAATGAATGACGAAGCCGGACAAATTCGGCTAGAGTTGCCGATCGCATCTGAGACATCAGATTCAGAACTGACAATCGAACCCATCGCACCAGTACCAGAAGATACTCAACAATTGCGTCTGCTCTAG
- a CDS encoding DUF3598 family protein: MTSTQPAKRQWDCFLENLGEWEGSFTTYSPEGELREDIPSLLTLKQMEGRQGVHLTLKRDAPRFPKPLAMEFTSLSRSLLFFESGAFSQGGMQFSPYSSQFGGEFALVTADRRLRSVILYNSQSELDYVTLIREQRLGSEVPERPPLQADDLVGVWEGQSVTLFPDLRPALNSTSRLEIERVGDVLKQRLQFGPRSLETEAAIEGNRLMYRNSALPVQIMMLPDGASVNVPLKPELGKPFVLETGWLRTPTLRERIMRSFDAKGEWVGLTWVTEMKVA, translated from the coding sequence ATGACATCAACGCAACCAGCCAAGCGTCAGTGGGACTGCTTTTTAGAAAACTTGGGTGAGTGGGAAGGGTCATTTACCACCTATTCTCCCGAGGGTGAACTGCGGGAGGATATTCCGTCGTTGTTGACGTTGAAGCAGATGGAGGGGCGGCAGGGGGTTCATCTGACCTTGAAGCGCGATGCGCCCCGGTTTCCTAAACCGTTGGCGATGGAATTTACCAGTTTGAGTCGGAGTCTGTTGTTTTTTGAGTCGGGGGCGTTTTCCCAGGGGGGGATGCAGTTTTCGCCCTATAGCAGTCAGTTTGGGGGGGAGTTTGCGTTGGTGACGGCCGATCGGCGGTTGCGATCGGTGATTCTCTACAACAGCCAGAGTGAGCTGGACTATGTGACTTTGATTCGGGAGCAGCGGTTGGGCAGTGAGGTGCCGGAGCGACCACCGTTGCAGGCGGATGATTTGGTGGGAGTGTGGGAAGGTCAGTCGGTGACGTTGTTTCCAGATTTGCGTCCGGCACTGAATTCGACCAGTCGGTTGGAAATTGAGCGGGTGGGGGATGTGCTGAAGCAGCGGTTACAGTTTGGCCCTCGATCGTTGGAGACGGAGGCAGCGATCGAGGGCAATCGGCTGATGTATCGCAATAGTGCCTTGCCAGTGCAGATCATGATGTTGCCGGATGGAGCGTCGGTGAATGTGCCGCTGAAGCCGGAGCTGGGCAAGCCGTTTGTGCTGGAGACAGGCTGGCTGCGGACGCCGACGCTGCGAGAGCGGATTATGCGGAGTTTTGACGCGAAGGGTGAATGGGTGGGGTTGACTTGGGTGACGGAGATGAAGGTGGCTTAG
- a CDS encoding type II toxin-antitoxin system RelE/ParE family toxin, with product MRRYVIAHTASRDITDIVDYLSDRDIALGESFIRDFTEKCRYLTQYPMIGKAYPQLQSGLRGIVLNRHLIFYTVTDEAITVVRVIRGDRNLDALFN from the coding sequence ATGAGACGCTACGTTATCGCCCACACAGCTAGCCGCGATATTACCGACATAGTTGACTATCTGAGCGATCGTGACATTGCGCTCGGTGAAAGTTTTATTCGCGACTTTACCGAAAAATGTCGCTACCTCACACAGTACCCCATGATTGGTAAAGCATACCCCCAGCTGCAATCAGGGCTGCGTGGCATTGTGCTGAATCGCCATCTTATTTTCTATACCGTCACAGATGAAGCAATTACAGTCGTCCGAGTTATTCGCGGTGATCGGAATTTGGACGCTCTATTTAACTAA
- a CDS encoding ribbon-helix-helix domain-containing protein, translating into MKILLDSEQTAFIESQLQSGQFSSAEDVVAKALNLMAQQQAEYPDQEWLTATAEKIQVGLADIQRGDIVDGETFMAELQHKLDQKRSQSA; encoded by the coding sequence ATGAAAATTCTCCTCGACTCTGAGCAAACAGCATTCATTGAAAGTCAGCTGCAAAGCGGACAGTTCAGCAGCGCAGAAGATGTTGTTGCAAAAGCACTCAACCTCATGGCCCAACAGCAAGCAGAATATCCAGATCAGGAGTGGCTTACCGCAACCGCCGAGAAAATTCAAGTTGGTTTAGCCGACATTCAGCGGGGAGACATCGTAGATGGAGAAACTTTCATGGCCGAACTACAACACAAACTCGATCAAAAACGCAGCCAGTCAGCATGA
- a CDS encoding DUF3598 family protein: protein MLLASLAHDFWLSIEAETTIEGNRLMYRNSALPVQIMMLPDGASVNVPLKPDLGKP, encoded by the coding sequence TTGTTACTTGCCAGTTTAGCGCATGACTTCTGGCTGTCGATCGAGGCAGAGACAACGATCGAGGGGAACCGGCTGATGTATCGCAATAGTGCGTTGCCAGTGCAGATCATGATGTTGCCGGATGGGGCATCGGTAAATGTGCCGCTGAAGCCGGACCTGGGCAAGCCGTGA
- a CDS encoding pentapeptide repeat-containing protein: protein MADKQNYTRQKIGKSLCLLVFGLTMIGVIWEAPRQQVDPFRDRMTAKEAIDAEIAARTGWIQLVGGGFVALTAITTWRTSQANQKKHDFDVAQAEKNFKLLLEKQEKDTAQAEKNFQAIQEKNTADRFSKAVEMLGHDKLDIRLGGIFALEQIANTEDKYYWQIMEILTAYIRTRSPWPPQEASRKMTANVPKLDEDIQAAMTVIVRRKYTYQNGEKHRLNLCNTDLRYLYVPGAKLQGVSISDSSLEGAFLCDANLEDSLLTQTILTKANLSNASLQNSWLACSELSKACFNEANLEKAHCINSHFTNAFLTHANLEDINLISAQMTGVKCLNSNLKRAILTSSNWENANLENSNLDSSLLRDTNLTNVNFQNTSLRNVIFSQVCNDITIEAVGLTQKQLNSAKSYEGANLPSYISKS from the coding sequence ATGGCAGATAAACAGAATTACACCCGTCAAAAAATTGGCAAATCACTTTGTTTGCTCGTTTTTGGTTTGACTATGATTGGTGTGATTTGGGAAGCTCCTCGGCAACAAGTCGATCCATTTCGAGATCGGATGACAGCAAAAGAAGCAATAGACGCAGAAATTGCGGCACGCACTGGTTGGATTCAGCTTGTCGGCGGCGGTTTCGTCGCTTTGACTGCAATTACAACTTGGAGAACGTCTCAAGCAAACCAAAAAAAGCATGATTTTGACGTAGCCCAAGCTGAGAAAAATTTTAAATTACTCCTGGAGAAACAAGAAAAAGACACCGCCCAAGCCGAGAAGAATTTTCAGGCAATTCAGGAAAAGAATACAGCCGATCGCTTCAGTAAAGCCGTTGAAATGCTAGGACATGACAAGCTGGATATCCGGCTGGGTGGAATTTTCGCTCTGGAGCAAATTGCGAATACTGAGGATAAGTATTACTGGCAGATTATGGAGATTTTGACTGCCTATATCAGAACAAGATCGCCTTGGCCACCGCAGGAAGCCAGTAGAAAAATGACAGCAAACGTCCCAAAATTAGACGAAGACATTCAGGCCGCAATGACGGTTATAGTGAGGCGGAAATACACCTATCAAAATGGCGAGAAGCACCGACTTAATTTATGCAATACAGATTTAAGATATTTATATGTACCAGGAGCTAAACTGCAGGGAGTGAGCATATCTGATAGTAGTCTGGAGGGTGCTTTTTTATGCGATGCAAACCTTGAAGATTCACTTCTAACGCAAACAATCTTGACAAAGGCAAATTTATCAAACGCTTCACTTCAAAATTCATGGCTTGCCTGCTCTGAATTATCTAAGGCCTGTTTTAACGAAGCTAACCTAGAGAAAGCACATTGCATCAATAGCCATTTCACCAATGCATTTCTCACTCATGCAAACTTGGAAGATATAAACTTGATTAGTGCACAGATGACAGGAGTAAAATGTCTAAATTCCAATTTGAAGCGTGCTATTTTAACCAGTTCGAATTGGGAAAATGCGAATCTAGAAAATTCTAATTTAGACAGTTCTCTTTTGAGAGATACTAATTTAACTAATGTGAATTTTCAGAATACCTCTCTCAGAAATGTTATATTTTCTCAGGTTTGCAATGATATCACTATCGAGGCAGTTGGTCTTACCCAAAAACAACTAAATTCTGCAAAATCCTATGAAGGAGCGAACTTACCTAGCTACATTAGCAAGTCATAA